One Verrucomicrobiia bacterium genomic window, CTTGCTTGCTCATCGTGCTATCTTAAAATCGGCACCGCGGTTTTGCAAGGCGGTTGATATAATAGAAGCAGGGAGGACCCATGAACGCAAGGCCCCTTGAAGAAGTCCTGGCGTCGTACACGCGCGAAGGCGACCTCTACGAAGTCATGCCCGACGGCCGCCTCCAATGCTTTGCCTGCGGCCACCGCTGCCCCATTCCCGAAGGCCGCCCCGGCGTCTGCAAAGTGCGCTTCAATAAAGGCGGCAAACTCTTCGTCCCTTACGGCTACGTCGGCGCCCTTCAGGACGATCCCATCGAGAAAAAACCTTTTTTCCACGCCATGCCCGGAGCCCGCGCGCTCAGCTTCGGCATGCTGGGCTGCGATTTTCATTGCGGCTATTGCCAGAACTGGATCACGTCCCAGGCGCTCCGCGATCCCGAGGCCAATTCGCCGCCGGTCAAGATAACGCCCGAAGCCTTGATCGAATTGGCGAAGGCGCGTCATTGCCGCGTGATCACGAGCACGTACAACGAGCCGCTCATCACCAGCGAATGGGCCGTGGAAATTTTCAAGGAAGCCAAGGCCGAGGGACTGGTCACGTCTTACGTTTCCAACGGCAACGGCACGCCGGAAGTCCTCGATTACATCCGTCCCTGGACCGACCTTTACAAAATCGACCTCAAAGGTTTTGACGACCGCCGCTACCGCGAGCTGGGCGGCTCGCTTGAAAATATTTGCAGGACCGTGCGCGGCGTTTACGAGCGCGGCTTCTGGCTCGAGATCGTCACGCTGCTCATCCCGGGCTTCAATGATTCCGACGACGAAGTGCGCCGCCTCACGGATTTCGTGGCCTCGGTGTCGCCCGAGATTCCCTGGCACGTCACCGCGTTCCACCCGGATTACAAGATGACCGATCACGACAATACCACAGCCGTGCAGCTGCTCCGCGCCGCGGAGATCGGCAAAAAATCCGGGCTGCGCTACATTTATCCCGGCAATCTTCCCGGCAAAGTCGGTGACGGGGAAAATACTTATTGCCCGCAATGCGCCGAGCTCTTGATCGAGCGCGAAGGCTTTCACGTGACCAGCGACGCGGTTTCTCCCAATGGCGGAAAGTGCTTCAAATGCGGCTGCAAGATTCCCGGCTTCTGGACGATACAATCTCCCGCGAGCCCGCTGGGCGGCGGCGTGCAGCCGTTAATGTGAGATGAAAAACTGTCTGGGATTCCTGCTGAAATTTATGATCACATCCATGATTTTTTTTCCGGACAAGACGGTTTACGAAACGCCGTCGGACTACGGCCTTTCCTACGAAGACGTTTCGCTTGCGATCTCGTCGAAGGTCAAGCTGCACGGCTGGTTCCTGAAAGCGCCGGAAGAAAAGGGCGTGATTCTTTTTTTGCACGGCAATGCGGGCAATATTTCGGCGCGGGTGTTCAAGGCCAAGGGATGGGTGAAGCGCGGGTATTCGATGTTTCTCGTGGATTACCGCGGCTTCGGGAAGAGCACGGGCAGCATTCAGCATCAGGACGATGTTCTTCAGGACGCGTCAGCGGCCCTGGATTGGCTCATGAAGGAGAGAAAGTATCCCGCGGAAAAAATCGTTCTCTACGGCGAATCGCTGGGCACGCATCCCGCGATACGCCTTGCCGGAAAATTTCCCGTGGCCGCGGTGATCCTCGAAGCGCCGTACCCATCCTTCATCGAGCTGGGGAAACTCCATTATCCTTTTGTTCCCAGCAGCATGATCCAGGACTTTGCTTTCGACAATGTGCGGTATATTCCCGAGATCAAGGCCCCGCTTTTCGTGCTGCACGGCACGCATGACGAGATCTGCCCGTATGCCATGTCGCAGCAGCTCTTCGAAAAAGCCCCGCAGCCCAAGGAATTCATGACCGTGGCTGAGGGCGTGCACAATGATCTTCCCATGAAAGCGGGAGAGAATTATTGGAACAAGCCCGTGGAATTCATTGAAAGATATCGCAGGACGTAACC contains:
- the amrS gene encoding AmmeMemoRadiSam system radical SAM enzyme → MNARPLEEVLASYTREGDLYEVMPDGRLQCFACGHRCPIPEGRPGVCKVRFNKGGKLFVPYGYVGALQDDPIEKKPFFHAMPGARALSFGMLGCDFHCGYCQNWITSQALRDPEANSPPVKITPEALIELAKARHCRVITSTYNEPLITSEWAVEIFKEAKAEGLVTSYVSNGNGTPEVLDYIRPWTDLYKIDLKGFDDRRYRELGGSLENICRTVRGVYERGFWLEIVTLLIPGFNDSDDEVRRLTDFVASVSPEIPWHVTAFHPDYKMTDHDNTTAVQLLRAAEIGKKSGLRYIYPGNLPGKVGDGENTYCPQCAELLIEREGFHVTSDAVSPNGGKCFKCGCKIPGFWTIQSPASPLGGGVQPLM
- a CDS encoding alpha/beta fold hydrolase → MITSMIFFPDKTVYETPSDYGLSYEDVSLAISSKVKLHGWFLKAPEEKGVILFLHGNAGNISARVFKAKGWVKRGYSMFLVDYRGFGKSTGSIQHQDDVLQDASAALDWLMKERKYPAEKIVLYGESLGTHPAIRLAGKFPVAAVILEAPYPSFIELGKLHYPFVPSSMIQDFAFDNVRYIPEIKAPLFVLHGTHDEICPYAMSQQLFEKAPQPKEFMTVAEGVHNDLPMKAGENYWNKPVEFIERYRRT